The region GCGCCACCGCCTGCAGCTTGGGCGCAGCGCGCAGATAGTTACGCAGCCAGGGCGTGTTCACCGCGCGGGCGGGCAGACCGGCCACGCTGGTGAATTCCACCAGGTCGGCATCGCTGGCCTGGGCCAGCACTTGTTTGAAGGCTTCGTGGGCATCGCAATCGCTGGTCACGGCAAAGGGCGTGCCCAGTTGCACACCGGCCGCGCCCAGGGCTTGCAGGCGCTGAATGTCCTCGAAGCTGCGCACACCACCGGCCACGATCAGCGGGATCTTGCCGGCCAGGCCAGCCTTGTCGAAATAGGCCAGGCATTCGGGAATGACGCGCTCAAAGTCAAAGCGCGGGTCGTTCAAATCTTCCACCTTAGCCGCGCCCAAATGGCCGCCGGCCAGGCGCGGGTGTTCGATCACGATGGCGTCAGGCAAGCGCTGCTTGCGCTCCCATTTGCGCACGATCAGCTGCACGCCACGGGCATCGCTGAGGATGGGGATCAGCGCCACCTCCGGGTGATCTGCCGCCAGCTCCGGCAGGTCCAGCGGCAAGCCCGCGCCGACCACCACCGCGTCAATGCCGCAGGCCAGCGCGCGCTTGATGGTGGGCGCGTATTCGCTCACTGCGCGCATCACATTCAGGGCCACCAGACCACGGCCGCCGCTGCGCTCACGCGCTCCGGCGATCTCGCGTTCCAGCGCTATCAGGTTCACTTCGTCGATCAAGGCTTTGGCG is a window of Paucibacter sp. KCTC 42545 DNA encoding:
- a CDS encoding NAD(P)H-dependent flavin oxidoreductase, coding for MNSNAIAPDLVPLFERSGLAPLMLKGRRLLPVVQGGMGVGVSAQRLAGSVAALGGVGTLSSVDLRRHHPDLMARTEGQSAGAAAKALIDEVNLIALEREIAGARERSGGRGLVALNVMRAVSEYAPTIKRALACGIDAVVVGAGLPLDLPELAADHPEVALIPILSDARGVQLIVRKWERKQRLPDAIVIEHPRLAGGHLGAAKVEDLNDPRFDFERVIPECLAYFDKAGLAGKIPLIVAGGVRSFEDIQRLQALGAAGVQLGTPFAVTSDCDAHEAFKQVLAQASDADLVEFTSVAGLPARAVNTPWLRNYLRAAPKLQAVAQVKSRCTKAFDCLAQCGLRDGFKDWGQFCIDNQLAAALRGDVAKGLFFRGAGALPFGAEIRSARDLMMRLLGAPLLPQQA